Part of the Deinococcus apachensis DSM 19763 genome, CTCGGCGAGGTCGAGGCTTGCTTCCAACTCGGTCACGACGTCCCGCAGCTCCAGGGTGCCCACCGAGGCGGCGGTGAGTTCCAGCGCGAGCGGCAGACCCCCGGTGAGGCGGCAGACCGCGAGGATGTCCGGCAGGGTGGAGGCGCTCAGCGCGAGTCCCGGCCGCACGCGGCGAGCGCGCTCCACGAACAGCCGCACCGCGCCCGCGCCCGCCGCCGCCGCCAGGTCGGGCACCGCCGGAAAGTCCAGCCCGCCCAGCCCCAGCACCCACTCGGCCTGAAGGCCCAGGCGAACGCGCGAGGTGACGATCAGCCTCAGGCCGGGGGCCTGCTCCAGCAGCCCCATCAGCAGCGCCAGCACGTCCGCGCGGGCCTGCGCGGCGAGTAGGTGTTCGAGATTGTCGAGGACCAGCAGGGCCGGCCCGGCTTGAAGGGCGTCCGTCACCTGCCGCTCCGGGGGCTCGGCGCCGCCCACGGCCAGACCGAGGGCGGTCGCCAGCGCCGAAACCACCTCCGCCACCGATCCCGCCGTTTCCAGGGGCACGAACAGCGCCGGGCCCACGCGGGGATCCGCGGCGAGTCGCAGGGCCTCCTGGGCCAGCCGGGTCTTGCCCGCCCCCCCGGGACCCGTGACGGTCAGCAGGCGGCAACCCGGGTCGTCCAGGCGCTCCCCGAGCCACTGCAATTCCCCGTGCCGGCCGAAGAGCGGTGTGGTCACGGCGGGGCGCCCCTGTGACCACGCCGGGCCAGTCCCACTCCGCACGGCCTCGTACAGCCGGGTGGTGTCCGGGCTGGGGGCCAGGCCCATCTCGCGCCCGAGTACAGTGCGGAAGCGGGCGTAGAGGTGCTCGGCCTCCGCCGGGTCACGGAGCAGGCCAGCGCAGCGTAGGGCCGCCTGCACGGCGTCCTCCTGATAGGGGCTGGCGTTCAGCAGCCGCTCCAGCCACCCCAGGGCCTCGGCGGCCCGGCCCGCGCGCTCCAACTCGGCGGCCTGGCCGAGCAGGGCCTCCAGCCACAAGCCGTGCAGGTCGTCGCGTTCGGCATCGAGCCAGGCCTCGAATTCGGGCAGCCCGGCTGGGCGCAGGCCCTCGAGCAGGGGGCCACGGTACAACTTCAGGGCGGCGGGCCAATGGCCCGAGCCGCAGGCTTGCCGAAACGTGCGCACATCAGCCCAGCCGCTCCAGTGCAGGGTCTCCCGCTCCGCCCGCACCGCGTCACCCCAGGGCAGGTGCCGCACGCGGTGCAGCAGATTGCGCAGCCGGTTGCGCGCTACCGCCTCGTCCTGGTCGGGGTACAGCAGCGCCAGCACTTCCGGGCGGGTCACGGGCCCCTCGTGGCAGCCCAGCAGCGTCACCAGCCAGAGTGGGGCCTCGGCCACCAGGGGCTGGGGGTGGGCGTTCACCTCCACCGACGCGGCGCCCAGCACCCGCAGGTGCCCCTCCATGCCCTTCACCCGACCTCCTCCAACGGGAGTCCAGGGGTGAGCCCTCTGCACCCGGTGCATCGAATGCCCGGCCGGACACGTTCTGGGCCTCTTGACCTCATCGGCTGGAGCCAGTGTAAGGCGTCCAGCGCCCAGCACAGCACACCGGCGTTGGGTCGACCTGGACCGAGACCACTCGGTACCCGTGAGAAGGGAGGGGAAAGGCCCTCAGGCTCCTCTCGGGAGGAGCCCGGTTAGGAGCTGGCTTCCCTCCCGAGGGCCCGTGCGCCCGGTATCCATTCAGGCCGCAGGTTCTTCGTCCCGCACCTCTTCTACCCGCCGGGCCGCGCTCCTGATCTTGAGCGGCTTGGGGGTGAGCAGGTCGCCCAGGGCGAAGGTGTGGCGCTCGTGCTCCTCGACGAAGATGTGGCGGTAGATGCTGGCCGTCGTGCTGGGGCGGCTGTGCCCCAGCTTCTCGCTCACCACCTCCATCGGCACCCCCTTGCTCAACATCAGGCTGGCATATGTGTTCCGCAGGTCGTGAAAGCGGACGTCACCCAATTCCGCCTGCCTGGCGATCTTTCCCGCTGGCTTGGTCAGGGAGTCCGGTCACGTTCGTGAACACGTGCCCCGTCCGATCACCCCCCTGATCGTGCAGGTGCTCGCGGAGCAGCGCGACCGTCTCCGGCGCGAAGTTCAGGTCCCGGACACCCGATTCCGTCTTCGGAGTCCCCAGCGTGGCCTTGCCGTTCACGACCGTGATGTTCTCCCGCACCGGCAGCAGGCCCTTCGTCAGGTCGAGGTGCGTCCACTTCAGGGCACAGACCTCCCCCCGACGGAGCCCAGTCGCCAGCACGAAGGCGAACAAAACGCCCAGCCGGTGTTCCCTCGCTGCCTTCATGAACGCCTCCACTTCCTGGGCGTCCAGCGCCCTGGCCGTCTTCCCCCGCCTGAAGCTGGGGAGCTTGGCCACCTCCGCCACGTTCCGGGCCACGATCTCGTCGAACACGGCCTCCTGCAGGGCCTGACGCAGGATGACCCGCACCTGGTGCAGGAGGGACTTCGAGAAGCGTCTGGTTGTTCCCCCACTGGGGCATGAATGGAGGGCCACGGGTACAGCCATCAACGCGCGAGCCCCGGAGACCAGGGAGGCTCACACCAAACCCTGAGGACTGCGGGGCGCATACTCTCCCCATGAGGGTCAAGGTGCGGGTTGTTCGGGACGGTCACGCCGAGATTCCGGAGAACGTGGCGCAGGCGCTGGGTATTCGCGATGGCGACGAGGTGGAGCTGACCCTGCGTGGGCGCGGGAGGCGGACGGTGCGGCGGTACCCAGGCCGCGCTCACCTGCTCGCGTGGAGGCCCGCTGCCTATGGCCATAGCCAAAAGCTCGTTCCTCTCCACGTCGAGGTCGTCCCGCCCGACCCGCGCCGCGTCCGCACCGTGCTGGAGGAGGTGCCGCCAGGAGTAGATCGGGTGGCGTGGCTGGCCCAGCGGATGCTTGTGGACTTTGCCCGGCTGGGCACCGCGCCCCGGCGCCCAACCTCCGAGGTGATGCGCGACCTGCGCGGCTACGACGAGTTCGATGAGGCTGAGCGGCGGGGGGAAACTTCTTAGTGGGCCGTCAACTTTGGTCTGTCAAGGAGCCCTTCCTCCTGGCGGTGCTTGCAGCAGCCTGACGGTGACAGACCGTTCTTGACGGCCCATTAGTACTACAGCCGCAGTTAGTG contains:
- a CDS encoding ATP-binding protein is translated as MEGHLRVLGAASVEVNAHPQPLVAEAPLWLVTLLGCHEGPVTRPEVLALLYPDQDEAVARNRLRNLLHRVRHLPWGDAVRAERETLHWSGWADVRTFRQACGSGHWPAALKLYRGPLLEGLRPAGLPEFEAWLDAERDDLHGLWLEALLGQAAELERAGRAAEALGWLERLLNASPYQEDAVQAALRCAGLLRDPAEAEHLYARFRTVLGREMGLAPSPDTTRLYEAVRSGTGPAWSQGRPAVTTPLFGRHGELQWLGERLDDPGCRLLTVTGPGGAGKTRLAQEALRLAADPRVGPALFVPLETAGSVAEVVSALATALGLAVGGAEPPERQVTDALQAGPALLVLDNLEHLLAAQARADVLALLMGLLEQAPGLRLIVTSRVRLGLQAEWVLGLGGLDFPAVPDLAAAAGAGAVRLFVERARRVRPGLALSASTLPDILAVCRLTGGLPLALELTAASVGTLELRDVVTELEASLDLAEDGGPDRPERHRSLRAAFEQSWRLLGEPEQALLARLSVFSGGLDLAAARPVGGVGLRPLLALGEHSLLHRDGEGRYTLHAAIRQYAAEKLEGRPADQDAATRAHTAWFADLALRAAPELHGPDQQRWLAALQTEHDNLRAALSRLLAARDAAQALEVTAALHWFWYVRGHHREGYAALTAALALGGEPAPRAAALSRAAGLARDLGDYARGGEWLQEALSLARAAGRPELEAEALHGLGLHARELGRLEEARPLFEEAGAIQRRLSGSWGLATTLNDLGIMWAMGGDPTRARPLFEESLDLKRRIGDRQGVAYALANLGNVTDDSAEFRRLTEQSLEIKRELGDRQGVANSLFNLADLHIGAGELGTARTHLAEALTLFWQLGRKRSVAMTLLEFAKLTAAEGRAQTCLLLAGAGAALLRAAGVPAQGVEIGDVLAGARAAAGEEAGRWEEAGRLLPLEEAVHLAVGDSAPGTVPA
- a CDS encoding tyrosine-type recombinase/integrase, with amino-acid sequence MGDVRFHDLRNTYASLMLSKGVPMEVVSEKLGHSRPSTTASIYRHIFVEEHERHTFALGDLLTPKPLKIRSAARRVEEVRDEEPAA
- a CDS encoding site-specific integrase; translated protein: MRVILRQALQEAVFDEIVARNVAEVAKLPSFRRGKTARALDAQEVEAFMKAAREHRLGVLFAFVLATGLRRGEVCALKWTHLDLTKGLLPVRENITVVNGKATLGTPKTESGVRDLNFAPETVALLREHLHDQGGDRTGHVFTNVTGLPDQASGKDRQAGGIG
- a CDS encoding AbrB/MazE/SpoVT family DNA-binding domain-containing protein, coding for MRVKVRVVRDGHAEIPENVAQALGIRDGDEVELTLRGRGRRTVRRYPGRAHLLAWRPAAYGHSQKLVPLHVEVVPPDPRRVRTVLEEVPPGVDRVAWLAQRMLVDFARLGTAPRRPTSEVMRDLRGYDEFDEAERRGETS